TTTGGAGAAAAGAAATATGATGCCTACGGTAGTGTTCTAATCAGTAAACAAGAGTTTGGTTCAGTAGGTACCGATCAGGTTTTAGTAGATGACAATCGGATTATTGAGCGAAGTATTATTCTACAAGATGAGATTAAGCGGTTAAACTCGTTCGACCTAATTCATGAAGCGTTGAATACGCTAGATTTTGGGATCACCTACTATACGGTAGAAAGTTTTTGGCCTGATTTTTTGAAGGAGAGTTGGTTAAATGAAACCTATCATGCATTGCCCATTGATGTGGTGCTCGATTCCAGCCAAGTGCAGTTAGTGGGAGCGTTAGTGCATCTGAGTATTGATGAGTCAAATAATGTTACCGTTCGGGTTGATGCTGAGAAATCTTCGATTCATAATTTAGCTACCAATCAGAAAGTAGCTGAGGTAGAAGCCGTAAGCTTTGAGGAGACTACCAAAATTGGCGAACCTTTTAGTAACGAATACCTCGCCATGCAGATAGTGCCAACCTCGGAGGTGCAGCCGGTAGGTGATTATTATTTCAAAATCAGTACATCTACCTCATTAGCCAATAAGTACCAAGATTTGCTAGTAGCCCAGCCGGCCAGTACGGCCGCAAAAGCTGCTCCAGTAGAGTCTCGGGTGGTAAACCTTAGCATAGAAACACCCATCCCCGAAAAAGGAGTGACCTTTCTGAATGCGCTAATCAACACCTACATCAGCAAAGACGTACAAAATAAAAACCAGAAGGGGGTAACCACTGTGGCTTTTCTGGAGAAAGAAATTGCTATCATTGGCGATTCTTTGAAGAAAGCCAGAAGTTCTTTCGGAGAATTTCGGAACAAAAATAATATTGTAGATTTAGCGCAAGGAAAGCTGCTTGGCCTGAACAAGCAGAATGAACTAGAGGTTGAACAGAGTGAGCTAGAGAATCGGTTAGCGTACTACAAAAGAACATCCCGATCACTACGCAACGAAGGCAGTCTGGTAACTCCCTCAGCGGCAGGTATTTCTGATCGTGCCTTTGAAGAGTTGGTGATGGAACATATTGCGTTGAATGCCCGGGCAAAGCGGGCACTGAACTATAATAACGCAGATAATCCGCTCGTCAATCAAATTGAGCAGCAGTTAACCATTCTCAAAGGTGCCATATCCGATAATCTTGACAATGCAATTACTACCACCCAAACCAACCTACGAAGCGTGAACCGCCGATTAGGTCAAATCAATTCTCAGGTAAAGGCTCTGCCTGATAATGAGCAAGAATTTGATAAACTAGATCGGGACGTAGCGTATTATCAAGAAAAATACGACTATCTGATACGCAAAAAGGCTGATTCTGAACTGGCACTGGCCACTAACTTGCCAGATGTGGAAATAGTTGATAGCGTGAAGATTTCTCCGGAACCGGTAGCTCCCAACGGCAAACTCATTTTAATGTCGGCACTGTTTTTATCATTGGTTCTTCCGTTTGGGTTCATTGTGCCGTCCATGTTCTTCGGAGATAATCTGGTAAATAAGTCAGATATTGAGGATCATGCCGAAATCCCGATGTTGGGCGTAGTTTCTAACGGGCCAAAGGCCGGAGGGCTGGTGGCGAAAAGTATGCCGAATACTTCAGTGGCTGAGTCTTTTGAATACATTCGTATCAATCTTCAGTACTACTTCCGGGAGCGAAACAATCAGGTAATTGGCATTACCTCCTCTGTTGAAGGAGAGGGTAAAACATTTTGTGCTACCAATCTGGCCTGGACATTTGCCGAGGCTGGACAAAAAACGTTACTCATTGGCTGCGATTTTCGTCGTCCTAAGGTAGATAAATACTTTAAAAACGATACGCTCTACGGACTGGCCAACTACCTGGAAAAAGGGTTTGAAATAGAAAAGCTGTTTCGCCCGTCTTCTTCGCCCAACCTAGACATCATTTTCTCCGGTTTCTCTAATGAAAGTCCTATTAAGCTGCTGGAAAAGCCATCGCTGCGAGAGCTAATTGAGCGGGTTAAGTCAGAATACGATCAAATCATTGTGGATACTCCACCCGTAGGGCTGGTAGCCGATTACCTAATTTTAGAGCAGTTTTTTGATCTAACCTTGTTTGTGGTTCGCAATAACTATACTGATAGGGCAACTATTAAAGGCATCAATGAAATTCAAAGGAAGAACCAAATCAAAAATTTGAACTTGGTACTTAACGGAGCTTCTTCTTCGGGCTACGGTTACGTGCAGTCTAAGAGCAGTTACTACCGGGAGTCGGCCTCGCTGAAGTCGCGCTTTAAGCTATCCTAATCTTCGTGCTTCATTTCTCAGGTATGGTTTCCCGGCTAGCCTTACTCTATGCTCTCCTGTTGGCTAATACGATCTACGGCAGTTGTAGCACGGTGCCGCCCCACCCCCGGATTTTTGTGCAACCAGCGGATGTAGCCTTACTTAAAGAAAAGCGTAACGTGCCTCCCTTTAACCGACTATGGCAGGAAGTGAAGCAAGATGATGGGGCACTGAGCCTGGCGGTTCAGTATCTTCTGGAACAAGATGAGGCGGTAGGGCGAACCGCCATCGATGCGGGCTTGGCTTTATTAAAAGCAGGAAAAGATGCCCGTTCCTTGTACAACCCGCTGCTAATTGGAGCTTGTGTGTACGACTGGTGCTATCCGCTGCTATCGCAATCGCAGAAGCAGCAATTTATCAAGGAGTTTATCAGAATTGCAAAGTTACACGAACCTGGCTTTCCTGCCGATATTACTACCTCGGCCGTGGTAGGGCATAATTCAGAAGGGTGGTTGTTGAGTGGGCAATTACCGGCAGGGCTGGCTATTTATGATGAAGAGCCACAAATGTTTCGCGCGGCTGAGACCCTTCTCCGGCAGCGATTTGTACCCGCGCGGGATTTTCATTACCAAGCCCATATGCATCATCAGGGCGACTCCTACATTGGCACTCGCTTTCAGCATGATATTATGGCTGCTTGGCTATTTCGTCGAGCCGGACTTAAACCGGTTTTTAGCGAAAACCAGCAATTTGTGCCTTATCAATTGCTCTACCATTTGCGCCCCGATGGCCAGCAAATGCGAAGTGGAGATACTTTTGATGATCGGGGGCGGGACCGCCGAAAACGCCGAATAGCGTTATTTACCGGAAGCTACTACAATGATCCTTATCTGCTGACATTGGCCGACATGAATCTGTTTTTTGATAAAACCATCGAAGATAAAATCTTCGAATTGCTATTGCGCCCAATTGATGCTAAAAGAAAACCATTGTCTGATCTTCCCCGGGCAAAGTATTTTCCAGAACCTATGGGTGAGATGGTAGTACGAACGGGGTGGAATATGGGGATTGGCAGCAATGATGCGGTAGTGCATATGCGGATTGGCAACTACTTTTTTGGCAACCACCAGCGCAAAGATTTTGGTACCTTCCAGATTTACTATAAAGGTGCTTTAGCTGTCACCAGTGGAGTTTACGGCAGTAAAGATGAACAGTCGCACTACGGTAAGCCTTACTGGATGAACTACTACCACCAAACTAGTTCTCAGAACGGCCTACTGATTTATAACAACCAGCTAAAAGAATTTGAAGCCAAGCGGTCTTCTATAAATGATGGCGGGCAGTATTGGCCCAATCAGGGGCAAGATCACCCGAACGATCTTGAGATGCTGTTAAACCCTGAACATGGTTATGAAATGGGCCAGGTGATCGATTACGGATTTTTCCCAGATAGTATTAACCCTACGTACAGCTACATTACGGGCGACATTACGGCAGCGTACTTACCTGAAACTATAGAGAAGGTGAGTCGCACAATGGCTACCATTACCACCGGGAATAGGGATATTCCTCTGGTATTTGTTGTGTATGACCGAGTAATTGCACGAGAATCAGCGTTTGAGAAAAAGTGGCTAATGCACAGCGAAACTATGCCTACCGTAGAAGGAAGCACGATCACTATTAAAAACAATAAACCTCATTATCAGCATAAACAGCGATATTTTGGGAAACTGGTAATGCAAAGTTTGCTACCGCTAAACCAGAAAATTCAAGCAGCGCAAAATATTCAGAATGTTTTTGCTAGCTCGGCAGAAACCCGGGGCGTGGTGGTGGAGAAAAAGCGAAAAGGGGTAGAGTCGGCTCCGTGGACAACTACGGTATCGCCAACTGATGAGGCTAACTGCCACGAATTTTTACACGTAGGGTGGGTTACGTCTATTTCCGGTGAAAAGTCAGTGGAGATTGATTTTACAGATGATACCAAAGAATTAGCTATTCAATTAGGTGATAGTGCCTTTTTATTAAAGGTCGAACAGGGAAAATTAAACTGGTTAAACTAAAAGCTCGTGAGTACTAAATTTAATATTGTAGTTTATGGTAACCTATCAGCTTCGGGGAAATCAGGCTTATCGTTTTTTAATTATCAGGTAGCTAAGTATTTGTATGATAAGAATATGCTGCACCAAGTGTACTGCCTTAGAATTGCAAACCAAAAACACGAGATAGAGATTCCGGCTGACAAAATACAAACTGCACATAGTCACCTTCCTACGAAAATAAAGCTTGCGCTGCTAAGAAGACTTAAGAAGCACACCAAATACAACGAGCGGCATTTGAGCGAAAAAATATTTGATCGATTTGTGAGTACGATCATTGATGTAGAAGGAGTTCAAGTACTGTTTAATCTCAAGCCGGCCGTTCCACTAACCACAGTAAAAGCCCGTTCACGTCAACTCTTTACAGTTACGTTGGCCACAATAGCTCACCCCCAATTTAACTTTAAGCAGATTAAAAAGATTGAAGAGCTGTACGCTATCAAAGACAAATCATCGTACTCGAATGTATCGCGTATGAAGAAGGTCTGCGATACGCTCAACAGCAGTGATTTAGTAATTCCAAAAATTGGATCGAGCTTTATCAGCAATACGTACACTAGTCACGGCGTGCCGCAAGTGCATCGGCTAACGAAAATAGCAGGGATAGACACCACTACCTATCTGCCCCGAAGCAATCAGCCGGAATCTCGTTTACCCGTTAAGTTCGTTACGGTAGCTCAATTTAATTTAATTAAAGGCGTACCCTTGCTGCTAGATGCCTGGAAAAAATATTGGGCAACCCTGCCCGGTTCTGCTGAACTGCACTTTATTGGCAGGGTTGATCCGACTGCTCAGCAGTTGATTGAGAAGTGTTTTTCGGCATTGCCATCGGTACATTACCACCCCTTTTCGAAGCAAATCCACCAGGACCTTCTCCAGTACGATGTCTTTATTGCATCTTCGGTATCAGATCTGCTCCCGCGCACGGTACTGGAAGCAATGGCTTGCGGGCTTCCGGTTATTGCATCGTCTCACTGCGGTGCTGCCGATTTAATAGAGCCATCAGTTAGTGGGTTCATCTACGATCCTTTTGATACCGAAGAATTAGCTTCGCTCATGAGGTGGTTTACCGAACACCATAACCAGATAATGGCTATGGGAAAGCAGGGCCGGGAGAAGGTAGAAAAGTTGGGGTTTGATAATTTCTTGGATGAAGTATGCCAAGTGATAGAAGAAAAACGTCGTGTAGTACGTGATGGTGTGGTTTAGACTCGCTCGTTTTAACCTGCAAAAAAAATACAATGGAAAAGGTTGATAGTATTTATGTGTTTTATCATTTGTTCTTAGTAGATCGATGGAGGCATATTTGGAACTATCATGTACAAACCGTGATAGAATCAGAGCTTTACGATAGTTGCAAGGAAGTAAAGGTCGGAGTGATCTACAAAAATGCGGAAGAGCTGAAAGAGTTTGAGGATATTATCAAGAAGTATCCCAAGGTGTCAATCTTGTATTCTAGGAGTTACAGTAGCCTCCCGGTTACCATCTGGAACGAGCCTAAGAAAACAATTACCGCCCAATTAGGCGAGGGCGAGTCTATTTTAAAAATGATAGAGTACGCTAAAAAGATTGAAGGCAATCAGTTTTCTTGCTTATTTTTTCACTCTAAAGGGGTAACCCGGCCCAACAACGAGAAGAGGTCGCAGATTAGTCATTTTTACGCTAGAGGGTTAGCGGAAAGTGCCGATGCTGGGGAAACTCAACGCTTTATACTGCAAGATATGACCGAAGAAACAGTAGCTAAGTGGAGGGAGAAATTAGCCCTTCTTAAGCGCCACTCATTCTACTACTACATTTGGAATTTCTTTTGGATCAGCGGAAAAATGCTCCAGGCTTTTGATTTTAAAGCGTTTAACAAGCGCGGAGAGTTTCCGACGAAGTATAAGTTCAAAGATCGCCACCACACGGCCATATTTCCCATCAACTTGTACCAAGTACAACACAAAAAGAAGCTGGGGGATATAAGAAAGCTGATTGGGTTTTACGAGTAGTACAAATCAAGCACTACAGCACGTAGCCCGCGGGTTTCTGCAACTTTTTGGGCAGCAGGGTTAGTAAACGTTCTTTATCTTCGGCAGAAAACACAGAATTAAACTTCATCAGCAGTAGGTACAGGCCG
This region of Tunicatimonas pelagia genomic DNA includes:
- a CDS encoding GumC family protein gives rise to the protein MNTEPTYVENTINFTLLFSQIRKKWYLFLICFLIIIPVALLFVKFGEKKYDAYGSVLISKQEFGSVGTDQVLVDDNRIIERSIILQDEIKRLNSFDLIHEALNTLDFGITYYTVESFWPDFLKESWLNETYHALPIDVVLDSSQVQLVGALVHLSIDESNNVTVRVDAEKSSIHNLATNQKVAEVEAVSFEETTKIGEPFSNEYLAMQIVPTSEVQPVGDYYFKISTSTSLANKYQDLLVAQPASTAAKAAPVESRVVNLSIETPIPEKGVTFLNALINTYISKDVQNKNQKGVTTVAFLEKEIAIIGDSLKKARSSFGEFRNKNNIVDLAQGKLLGLNKQNELEVEQSELENRLAYYKRTSRSLRNEGSLVTPSAAGISDRAFEELVMEHIALNARAKRALNYNNADNPLVNQIEQQLTILKGAISDNLDNAITTTQTNLRSVNRRLGQINSQVKALPDNEQEFDKLDRDVAYYQEKYDYLIRKKADSELALATNLPDVEIVDSVKISPEPVAPNGKLILMSALFLSLVLPFGFIVPSMFFGDNLVNKSDIEDHAEIPMLGVVSNGPKAGGLVAKSMPNTSVAESFEYIRINLQYYFRERNNQVIGITSSVEGEGKTFCATNLAWTFAEAGQKTLLIGCDFRRPKVDKYFKNDTLYGLANYLEKGFEIEKLFRPSSSPNLDIIFSGFSNESPIKLLEKPSLRELIERVKSEYDQIIVDTPPVGLVADYLILEQFFDLTLFVVRNNYTDRATIKGINEIQRKNQIKNLNLVLNGASSSGYGYVQSKSSYYRESASLKSRFKLS
- a CDS encoding glycosyltransferase family 4 protein is translated as MSTKFNIVVYGNLSASGKSGLSFFNYQVAKYLYDKNMLHQVYCLRIANQKHEIEIPADKIQTAHSHLPTKIKLALLRRLKKHTKYNERHLSEKIFDRFVSTIIDVEGVQVLFNLKPAVPLTTVKARSRQLFTVTLATIAHPQFNFKQIKKIEELYAIKDKSSYSNVSRMKKVCDTLNSSDLVIPKIGSSFISNTYTSHGVPQVHRLTKIAGIDTTTYLPRSNQPESRLPVKFVTVAQFNLIKGVPLLLDAWKKYWATLPGSAELHFIGRVDPTAQQLIEKCFSALPSVHYHPFSKQIHQDLLQYDVFIASSVSDLLPRTVLEAMACGLPVIASSHCGAADLIEPSVSGFIYDPFDTEELASLMRWFTEHHNQIMAMGKQGREKVEKLGFDNFLDEVCQVIEEKRRVVRDGVV